From a region of the Pseudodesulfovibrio senegalensis genome:
- a CDS encoding methyl-accepting chemotaxis protein, translating into MSIRTKFMLSILLPVFISVGIITTAVYIQYEDTVLNLFEDASQQQLERIDDYVTQIFKEAEATARYVAELPASRNGMGNWPVYYDKVGEVNIPNDTMSAEQMSVHDTFTRLLKAHPGYAYVYAGLEDGGYDQAPGADGMQGYDPRKRPWYKETMASADDVVLLSAYITTEGVPDSGVTAKIRDSSGKIIGVSAIDISLAGLTELTSSIRLGRTGYTMLVQGDGTILSDPLHEDYLFKNVSEVGGGMLAPVASSEGGIVADLTVDGKDMMASVLVSKNTGWKLVTLSERDEIMGPAHSATLRTVSIGLIVAVLFGIAGWRVASSMSTPIVESGMFAKRIAQGDLTADIQHQGRDEVGMLAGDLREMGGRLQNVVGKVRTAVDGVASGSEELSSTAETLSQGATEQAANVEEVSSSMEEMLSNIRQTAENSRETEKTALASAKDAQEGGKAVRETVDAMKQIAEKISVVEEIARQTNLLALNAAIEAARAGEHGKGFAVVAAEVRKLAERSGLAAAEISELSDSSVSVAESAGEMLDRMVPDIRRTAELIQEITAATNEQNAGADTVNRAIQQLDSVIQQIASAAEEMSSTSEELAAQAAHLSQTMDFFNTDSGEARRALRAANVRAVGQQAVPALEAEDEFDKY; encoded by the coding sequence ATGAGCATACGGACCAAGTTTATGCTGTCCATCCTGTTGCCCGTGTTTATTTCCGTGGGCATCATAACGACAGCCGTGTACATCCAATACGAGGACACCGTGTTGAATCTGTTCGAGGATGCCTCGCAACAGCAGCTTGAACGAATTGACGATTATGTGACGCAAATATTCAAGGAGGCAGAGGCCACGGCGCGTTATGTGGCGGAGTTGCCCGCCTCCCGCAACGGGATGGGGAATTGGCCGGTTTATTACGACAAGGTAGGCGAAGTAAACATTCCCAATGACACCATGTCTGCCGAACAAATGAGCGTACACGATACATTCACCCGTTTGCTTAAGGCGCATCCCGGCTATGCCTATGTGTATGCCGGTTTGGAGGACGGCGGATATGACCAGGCGCCCGGTGCCGATGGCATGCAGGGCTATGACCCCCGCAAGCGGCCGTGGTATAAGGAAACCATGGCCTCGGCGGATGATGTGGTCCTGCTTTCGGCATACATCACGACTGAAGGCGTCCCCGACTCGGGCGTGACAGCCAAGATTCGAGACAGTTCCGGCAAGATAATCGGTGTTTCCGCCATCGACATCAGCCTTGCGGGGCTTACCGAGCTTACTTCTTCCATCCGCTTGGGGCGGACCGGGTATACCATGCTGGTGCAGGGGGACGGAACCATTCTTTCCGATCCGTTGCATGAGGATTACCTGTTCAAGAACGTCAGCGAAGTGGGCGGCGGCATGCTTGCCCCTGTGGCCTCCAGTGAAGGGGGGATTGTTGCGGACCTGACGGTTGATGGAAAGGACATGATGGCCAGCGTACTGGTCTCGAAGAATACCGGATGGAAGCTGGTCACGCTGAGTGAACGGGATGAAATCATGGGGCCCGCCCATTCAGCCACCTTGCGTACCGTGAGTATCGGTCTGATCGTTGCGGTGCTTTTCGGTATTGCCGGATGGCGGGTAGCTTCTTCCATGAGCACGCCCATCGTGGAGAGCGGCATGTTTGCCAAGCGCATTGCTCAGGGTGACCTGACCGCAGACATACAGCACCAGGGCAGGGACGAGGTCGGCATGCTGGCCGGAGACCTGCGTGAAATGGGCGGCAGGCTTCAAAATGTCGTCGGAAAGGTCCGTACTGCCGTGGACGGCGTGGCCAGCGGATCGGAAGAGCTTTCCTCCACTGCGGAGACGCTTTCACAGGGGGCCACGGAACAGGCCGCCAATGTGGAAGAGGTCTCATCGTCCATGGAGGAGATGCTGTCCAACATCCGGCAGACAGCGGAAAATTCCAGAGAAACCGAAAAAACGGCATTGGCTTCTGCAAAGGACGCACAGGAAGGGGGCAAGGCTGTTCGGGAAACCGTGGACGCCATGAAGCAGATTGCCGAAAAGATTTCGGTGGTCGAGGAGATAGCCCGCCAGACCAATTTGCTGGCCCTGAATGCGGCCATTGAGGCGGCGCGTGCCGGTGAACATGGCAAGGGCTTTGCGGTGGTTGCCGCGGAGGTGCGCAAGTTGGCAGAGCGTTCGGGGCTGGCCGCTGCGGAGATCAGTGAGCTTTCGGATTCCAGTGTGTCTGTGGCAGAATCCGCAGGAGAGATGCTTGACCGCATGGTGCCCGACATCCGTCGGACCGCTGAACTGATTCAGGAAATTACAGCCGCAACCAATGAACAGAATGCCGGCGCTGATACCGTAAACAGGGCCATCCAGCAGCTCGACTCGGTGATTCAGCAGATCGCTTCTGCTGCGGAGGAAATGTCGTCCACGTCCGAAGAGCTTGCAGCGCAGGCCGCTCATTTGAGCCAGACCATGGACTTCTTCAATACGGATTCCGGAGAGGCCCGGCGGGCGCTGCGTGCGGCGAATGTCCGGGCGGTGGGGCAACAGGCTGTTCCTGCTCTGGAGGCCGAAGACGAGTTCGATAAGTACTAG
- a CDS encoding anaerobic ribonucleoside-triphosphate reductase activating protein — protein sequence MGTTSSVWDYVRGFEHFSLCDWPGRTSCVFFLGGCNLRCPTCHNYKLAWHMNEVPVVPENDLRIFLRDRAKWLDGVTVTGGEPSCVPGLGELLYEIRKFDLPVKMDSNGMRPEVVRDILDAGLADVFAVDVKGPYSKYPELTGHAVSEVTARTRLEEIFAMARQHPDSFYFRLTKVPGITDADIEEARSYLPEGFELKLQDFVPPRRRTEDAQPDNETRRAVGNVVD from the coding sequence ATGGGTACTACATCCAGCGTATGGGATTATGTCCGCGGTTTTGAGCATTTCAGCCTGTGTGACTGGCCCGGTAGAACAAGTTGTGTTTTTTTTCTTGGCGGCTGCAATCTTCGCTGCCCCACCTGCCATAATTACAAGCTCGCATGGCATATGAATGAAGTGCCCGTGGTGCCGGAAAACGACCTGCGCATCTTTTTGCGCGACAGGGCCAAGTGGCTTGACGGCGTGACCGTTACAGGCGGGGAGCCTTCCTGCGTACCCGGTCTTGGCGAACTCCTTTATGAAATCAGGAAATTCGACCTGCCGGTGAAGATGGATTCCAACGGTATGCGGCCCGAAGTCGTGCGCGACATTCTCGATGCCGGCCTTGCAGACGTCTTTGCCGTGGATGTGAAAGGACCATATTCGAAATACCCTGAATTGACCGGCCATGCGGTGTCCGAAGTGACGGCACGCACCCGGCTCGAAGAAATATTTGCCATGGCTCGCCAGCATCCGGATTCATTTTATTTCCGGCTGACGAAAGTGCCCGGCATTACGGATGCCGACATTGAAGAGGCCCGCAGCTACCTGCCGGAAGGTTTTGAGTTGAAACTTCAGGATTTTGTGCCACCCAGAAGGAGGACCGAGGATGCCCAGCCAGATAATGAAACGCGACGGGCGGTTGGAAACGTGGTCGACTGA
- a CDS encoding ribonucleoside triphosphate reductase → MPSQIMKRDGRLETWSTDRIAQAIFKALNANGIKDPLLAKRLGRKVEQKLDGVDIPEQEHVQNTVEQVLMEARQYDVAKKYIVYREKRRAIRSQREAVLDVMGVIDEYLGKADWRVNENANMTHSFQGMMLHLSGTVQARYSLEKYPEEVRLAHEHGYFHIHDLSFGLAGYCAGWSLRDLLLEGFNLEGRASAGPAKHFDTALGQMNNFLGTLQNEWAGAQAFNNVDTYLAPLVRFDGLSYEQVRQCMQKFVFNLNTTSRWGGQSPFTNLTFDLVAPKHIAKEPVIIGGKFHDELTYGDFEEEMAMINKAFIEVMLGGDYHDRIFSFPIPTYNVTEDFPWDSEIGELLLKLTSKYGVPYFQNFINSDLNPEDVRSMCCRLQMDIRELRTKTGGLFGAGDLTGSIGVVTLNLPKLAYLAQSEDEFLDMLTEYAELAKDSLEFKRKVVTDNLEKGMFPWSRRYLKNGLKGHFSTIGLIGGHEACLNMLGKGIETESGIRFMRRALNHLRRVTSRFQEETGNLYNLEATPAEGTSYRLAKIDKALYADIQAQGNGTPYYTNSTALPVGISDDVLYALEHQNNLQPLYTGGTVFHTFLGEAVTDIAALKSFIIKAFTKTKIPYVSITPTFSICKEHGYIQGEHFECPTCGKEAEVYTRIVGYYRPVSRWNKGKQAEYTDRVVFSDYLCN, encoded by the coding sequence ATGCCCAGCCAGATAATGAAACGCGACGGGCGGTTGGAAACGTGGTCGACTGACCGCATCGCCCAAGCCATTTTCAAAGCGCTCAACGCCAACGGCATCAAGGACCCGCTCCTGGCCAAGCGTCTGGGCAGAAAAGTCGAGCAGAAGCTCGATGGCGTGGACATTCCCGAGCAGGAGCACGTCCAGAATACCGTTGAACAGGTGCTCATGGAAGCGCGGCAATACGATGTGGCAAAGAAATACATCGTTTATCGCGAAAAGCGCCGCGCCATTCGTTCCCAGCGCGAGGCCGTGCTGGACGTCATGGGCGTCATTGATGAATACCTCGGCAAGGCCGACTGGCGCGTCAATGAAAATGCCAACATGACCCATTCGTTTCAGGGCATGATGCTGCATCTTTCCGGCACGGTTCAGGCCCGTTATTCGTTGGAAAAGTACCCCGAAGAAGTGCGGCTGGCCCATGAGCATGGCTATTTCCATATTCATGACCTTTCTTTCGGCCTTGCCGGATATTGCGCGGGCTGGTCACTGCGGGACCTTTTGCTGGAGGGGTTCAACCTCGAAGGCCGAGCCTCGGCCGGGCCTGCCAAGCATTTTGATACCGCGCTCGGCCAGATGAACAATTTTCTGGGCACGCTCCAGAACGAATGGGCCGGTGCGCAGGCGTTCAACAACGTGGACACCTATCTGGCACCGTTGGTGCGGTTCGACGGACTGAGCTACGAGCAGGTCCGCCAGTGCATGCAGAAATTCGTGTTCAACCTGAACACCACCTCGCGCTGGGGCGGACAGTCGCCGTTTACCAACCTGACCTTTGATCTTGTGGCCCCCAAGCACATCGCCAAGGAGCCGGTGATCATCGGCGGCAAGTTCCACGACGAGTTGACCTATGGCGACTTTGAAGAAGAAATGGCCATGATCAACAAGGCCTTCATCGAAGTCATGCTCGGCGGCGACTACCATGACCGCATCTTCTCGTTTCCCATTCCCACCTACAACGTCACCGAGGACTTTCCGTGGGATTCCGAGATTGGCGAGCTGCTGCTCAAGCTGACTTCCAAGTACGGGGTTCCCTATTTCCAGAATTTCATCAATTCGGACCTCAACCCGGAAGACGTGCGTTCCATGTGCTGCCGTCTGCAGATGGACATCCGCGAACTGCGCACCAAGACCGGCGGCCTGTTCGGCGCGGGCGACCTGACCGGCTCCATCGGCGTGGTTACCCTGAACCTGCCGAAGCTGGCCTACCTGGCCCAGTCCGAGGACGAGTTCCTGGACATGCTCACCGAGTACGCCGAGCTGGCCAAGGATTCGCTGGAATTCAAGCGCAAGGTGGTCACGGACAATTTGGAAAAGGGCATGTTCCCGTGGTCGCGGCGCTACCTCAAGAACGGCCTCAAGGGCCATTTCTCCACCATCGGACTCATCGGCGGCCACGAGGCCTGCCTGAACATGCTGGGCAAGGGCATTGAAACCGAGTCGGGCATCCGGTTCATGCGTCGCGCCCTGAACCATCTGCGCCGGGTCACTTCCCGCTTCCAGGAAGAGACCGGCAACCTCTACAACCTTGAGGCTACGCCTGCAGAGGGCACCAGCTACCGTCTGGCCAAGATCGACAAGGCTTTGTATGCGGACATTCAGGCACAGGGCAACGGCACGCCGTACTACACCAACTCCACGGCCCTGCCCGTTGGCATTTCCGACGACGTCCTCTACGCCCTTGAACACCAGAACAATCTGCAGCCCCTGTATACGGGCGGCACGGTATTCCATACCTTCCTTGGCGAGGCCGTCACGGATATTGCCGCGCTCAAGAGCTTTATCATCAAGGCATTCACCAAGACCAAGATACCCTATGTGTCCATCACGCCGACCTTCTCCATTTGCAAGGAACATGGATACATTCAGGGCGAGCATTTCGAATGCCCCACCTGCGGCAAGGAAGCCGAGGTCTATACCCGCATCGTGGGCTACTACCGCCCGGTTTCCCGCTGGAACAAGGGCAAGCAGGCCGAATACACGGACCGCGTGGTGTTCAGCGATTATCTTTGCAACTGA
- a CDS encoding leucyl aminopeptidase, with protein sequence MDILFSESAADQRQAPALLVFATQTTEPLAALAADSMPDWLAAHPALRDFTAAKNQTVILHGPAESHIQRIIAVGLGKPEKMDAQRMRHAAATGVRCCRSLKLESCAVALENLTTIGDALSPEQLCEEIIYGSLLGLYAYDQLKTKDKDPQPQELTIFTPASPTQAMQDAALRGEAAARGVMLARDLSNGPANIVTPSHLAATAQELAEHYGFSTIAFGRDEIAAMGMGGLESVARGAEEEPKFIVLEHAPEGTEDHKPIIFVGKGITFDTGGISLKPSANLHELKDDMAGAAAVLGLFEALGRTGYERRVIGIMPCTENMPDGRAYRPGDVVTTMSGKTVEIISTDAEGRMALCDALTWAQREYDAEAIFDLATLTGACVVALGHEVGGVFTKDEALSRQVCETGQAAGDRFWPLPMWDLYFEGLKSDVADMKNSGVRPGAASSAAQFLDQFIEDGTRHAHLDIAGPASGAKKTPVYDGGATGFAVRTLLELVRTGVAKQ encoded by the coding sequence ATGGACATTCTCTTTTCCGAATCCGCCGCAGACCAGCGGCAAGCACCGGCCCTGCTCGTTTTTGCCACGCAAACGACCGAACCGCTGGCAGCCCTTGCCGCCGACTCCATGCCGGACTGGCTGGCAGCCCACCCCGCACTCAGGGATTTCACCGCCGCCAAAAACCAGACCGTGATCCTGCACGGGCCTGCGGAATCGCACATTCAACGGATCATTGCCGTTGGGCTCGGCAAGCCCGAAAAAATGGATGCCCAGCGCATGCGCCATGCAGCAGCCACCGGGGTGCGTTGCTGCCGCTCGCTCAAGCTGGAATCCTGCGCCGTGGCATTGGAAAACCTGACCACAATCGGCGATGCGCTTTCCCCGGAACAACTTTGCGAAGAAATCATCTATGGCTCCCTGCTCGGTCTGTACGCCTATGACCAGCTCAAGACCAAAGACAAGGACCCGCAGCCGCAGGAACTGACGATCTTCACCCCGGCCTCGCCCACGCAGGCCATGCAGGACGCGGCCCTGCGCGGCGAAGCTGCGGCCCGGGGCGTCATGCTGGCGCGGGACCTTTCCAACGGCCCGGCCAACATCGTCACCCCGAGCCATCTGGCGGCAACGGCACAGGAGCTTGCCGAGCACTACGGATTCTCCACAATCGCCTTCGGGCGCGATGAAATCGCGGCCATGGGCATGGGCGGGCTGGAATCCGTTGCGCGCGGCGCAGAGGAAGAGCCGAAATTCATTGTTCTGGAGCACGCTCCCGAGGGCACCGAAGATCACAAGCCCATCATTTTCGTGGGCAAAGGCATCACCTTTGACACGGGCGGCATCTCCCTGAAGCCGAGCGCCAACCTGCATGAGCTCAAGGACGACATGGCCGGGGCCGCCGCAGTGCTGGGCCTGTTCGAGGCCTTGGGTCGCACCGGCTATGAACGGCGCGTCATCGGCATCATGCCCTGCACGGAAAACATGCCGGACGGCCGTGCCTACCGGCCCGGCGACGTGGTCACCACCATGAGCGGCAAGACCGTGGAAATCATCAGCACGGACGCCGAAGGGCGCATGGCCCTGTGCGATGCCCTGACATGGGCGCAGCGCGAATACGATGCCGAGGCCATTTTCGACCTCGCCACATTGACCGGGGCCTGTGTGGTTGCGCTGGGCCACGAGGTGGGCGGCGTTTTCACAAAGGACGAGGCCCTGAGCCGACAGGTTTGCGAAACCGGGCAGGCCGCAGGCGACCGCTTCTGGCCCCTGCCCATGTGGGACCTTTATTTCGAAGGGTTGAAATCGGACGTGGCGGACATGAAAAACTCTGGAGTACGGCCGGGAGCCGCATCCAGCGCAGCCCAGTTTCTGGACCAGTTCATCGAGGACGGCACACGCCATGCGCATCTGGATATTGCCGGACCTGCCAGCGGAGCCAAAAAAACGCCGGTGTACGATGGTGGTGCCACCGGATTTGCCGTGCGCACGCTTCTGGAACTGGTGCGCACCGGGGTGGCAAAACAATAG
- the lipA gene encoding lipoyl synthase produces MSSEKNLKKPLRIPPWLRIKLPRDATFAGTRDLLKDLELNTVCQSAKCPNCWECFGNKVATFLIMGNVCTRNCAFCNITPGITEPLSATEPDRVAEAARRLELKHVVITSVTRDDLPDGGAAHFAATIEAVRRVQPGCSVEVLIPDFLGDRDALKTVLDAKPDILNHNLETTHELYDAVRPQADYRQSLDVLVNSKQIDPSIPTKSGIMVGLGENDSQVLRVLDDLAAVNCDIVTIGQYMQPSRQHPPVQRYVPPPSFDEYAAAGNAKGIPHMFSAPLVRSSYNAEQFVKR; encoded by the coding sequence ATGTCTTCCGAGAAGAATTTGAAAAAGCCTTTGCGCATACCGCCGTGGCTGCGCATTAAACTGCCGCGCGACGCCACGTTCGCGGGAACCCGCGACCTGCTCAAGGATCTGGAACTCAACACGGTCTGCCAAAGCGCCAAATGCCCCAACTGCTGGGAATGTTTTGGCAATAAGGTGGCCACATTCCTGATCATGGGCAACGTGTGCACCCGCAACTGCGCGTTCTGCAACATCACGCCCGGCATCACCGAGCCGCTGTCCGCCACCGAGCCGGACCGCGTGGCCGAGGCTGCGCGCAGGCTGGAGCTCAAGCACGTTGTCATCACCTCGGTGACGCGCGACGACCTGCCCGACGGCGGGGCCGCGCATTTCGCGGCCACCATCGAGGCCGTGCGGCGCGTGCAGCCCGGTTGCAGCGTGGAAGTGCTCATCCCCGACTTTCTCGGCGACCGCGACGCACTCAAGACCGTGCTTGATGCCAAGCCCGACATCCTGAACCACAATCTGGAGACCACGCACGAGCTGTACGATGCGGTCCGGCCGCAGGCCGACTACCGCCAGAGCCTCGACGTACTCGTCAATTCCAAGCAGATTGATCCGTCCATCCCCACCAAGAGCGGCATCATGGTGGGCCTTGGTGAAAACGACTCGCAGGTATTGCGCGTGCTGGATGACCTTGCCGCCGTGAACTGCGACATCGTGACCATCGGCCAATACATGCAGCCCTCGCGCCAGCATCCGCCGGTGCAGCGCTACGTGCCACCGCCGAGCTTCGACGAATACGCCGCAGCCGGAAACGCCAAGGGCATACCGCACATGTTCAGCGCCCCGCTGGTGCGCAGCAGCTACAATGCCGAACAATTCGTAAAACGCTGA
- the lipB gene encoding lipoyl(octanoyl) transferase LipB gives MNIVDLGLIDYKKAEALQLERLQAVIDGREDNTLFLLEHPKVITYGRQGGGENLHVGEEFLAQQGITLAQTTRGGNITCHFPGQLVGYPIWRVEKRPGGMRAFFHDMESAVINTCARFGVTTARREGHPGVWVDHSRKICSMGIGVRKWVTYHGLALNVGPDVSLFNLITLCGIQGASPTSLSMEADREITVREVKDVFREEFEKAFAHTAVAAH, from the coding sequence ATGAATATCGTAGACCTGGGACTCATCGACTATAAAAAAGCCGAAGCCCTGCAGCTGGAACGCTTGCAGGCGGTCATCGACGGCCGGGAGGACAACACCCTCTTTTTGCTGGAGCATCCCAAGGTCATCACCTACGGCAGGCAGGGCGGCGGCGAAAACCTGCACGTGGGCGAGGAATTTCTTGCCCAGCAAGGCATCACCCTCGCCCAGACCACCCGGGGCGGCAACATCACCTGCCATTTTCCGGGCCAGCTCGTGGGCTACCCCATCTGGCGGGTGGAAAAACGCCCGGGCGGCATGCGCGCTTTTTTCCACGACATGGAAAGCGCGGTCATCAACACCTGTGCCCGCTTCGGGGTCACCACCGCCCGGCGCGAGGGGCATCCCGGCGTATGGGTGGACCACAGCCGCAAAATCTGCTCCATGGGCATCGGCGTCCGCAAATGGGTCACCTATCACGGGTTGGCCCTGAACGTGGGACCGGACGTCAGTCTCTTCAACCTCATTACCCTGTGCGGCATTCAGGGGGCCTCGCCCACATCCCTGAGCATGGAGGCCGACAGGGAAATCACCGTCCGGGAAGTAAAAGATGTCTTCCGAGAAGAATTTGAAAAAGCCTTTGCGCATACCGCCGTGGCTGCGCATTAA
- a CDS encoding small ribosomal subunit Rsm22 family protein, with protein MLIKNLFPRPEKDTLAMLDRFHATLSKTFPLKGKHREVLHKNVRDLSDSLTSDRESLKKDYMGDARLLGAYLHYFLPWNLYRMSRLFSGINPSVRDNGTIIDLGSGPMTVPLAMWMSMPALRDRKLTFVCVDRAPKVMNEGRKLFDRIAGPKAPWRIVTVKGSLGMKLREKGDLVVAANTLNELNLSARGKQQDPMGKLARTLRQYMAENGRLLLIEPGLRRSGETLSALRGLLLEQRLSPLAPCTHAGECPMTGLGKSPWCHFNFGIEGAPGKLMNLTRRARLTKTGLSLSFLYMTEGEAEHAEAVRVISEPFPLPEGRGQYGCSDRGLTLLHYPATGPLLYPGQFIVPQWPEETATDAKSGAVVLPVAIKQGKKK; from the coding sequence ATGTTGATTAAAAATCTGTTCCCCCGCCCGGAAAAGGACACGCTGGCCATGCTGGACCGCTTTCACGCGACCCTGTCCAAGACGTTTCCGCTCAAGGGCAAACACCGGGAAGTGCTGCACAAAAACGTGCGAGACCTGTCAGACAGCCTGACCTCGGACCGCGAGTCACTGAAAAAGGACTATATGGGCGACGCCCGGCTGCTGGGCGCCTACCTGCACTATTTCCTGCCGTGGAACCTGTATCGCATGTCCCGGCTGTTCAGTGGCATAAACCCTTCGGTGCGCGACAACGGCACCATCATAGACCTCGGTTCCGGCCCGATGACCGTGCCGTTGGCCATGTGGATGTCCATGCCCGCCCTGCGCGATCGCAAACTGACCTTCGTATGCGTGGACCGTGCGCCCAAGGTCATGAACGAAGGCCGCAAGCTCTTCGACCGTATTGCCGGACCCAAGGCTCCGTGGCGCATCGTCACGGTCAAGGGCTCGCTGGGCATGAAGCTGCGCGAAAAGGGCGACCTTGTTGTGGCGGCCAACACCCTCAACGAACTGAACCTGAGCGCGCGCGGCAAGCAGCAGGACCCCATGGGCAAGCTGGCCCGCACCCTGCGGCAATACATGGCCGAAAACGGTCGCCTGCTGCTGATCGAACCGGGCCTGCGACGTTCCGGCGAAACCCTTTCCGCCCTGCGCGGCTTGTTGCTGGAGCAGAGGCTGAGTCCGCTGGCCCCGTGCACCCACGCCGGGGAGTGTCCCATGACCGGGCTGGGCAAGTCGCCATGGTGCCATTTCAACTTCGGCATTGAAGGTGCGCCCGGAAAACTCATGAACCTGACCCGCCGGGCGCGACTGACCAAGACCGGGCTGAGCCTGAGCTTCCTGTATATGACCGAAGGCGAAGCCGAGCATGCCGAGGCCGTGCGCGTGATCTCCGAACCCTTCCCCCTGCCCGAGGGCCGGGGCCAGTACGGATGCAGCGACCGCGGCCTGACCCTGCTGCACTATCCGGCGACTGGCCCGCTGCTCTATCCCGGCCAGTTCATCGTGCCGCAATGGCCCGAGGAAACCGCAACCGACGCCAAATCCGGGGCCGTGGTGCTGCCGGTGGCCATCAAGCAGGGCAAGAAAAAATGA
- a CDS encoding ASKHA domain-containing protein — translation MTDISITTANGEMMTTQCVPHVSLARTIFLLGLWQDVPLCSGLGKCGLCAVRFLSEPPTPHPEEHKRFSGEELADGWRLACLHDSVPCSLELPRPRTSPATKTRTGQSGGNFLLAVDLGTTSIHCSALVNGKRTLLQTGLNPQTGLGSEVMSRLALAADPQHARTLRSLVIRRLEEYAASARKTLGGQCIGMAISGNSAMTYILLGLETATLAHAPYSLPYAGNDTRTISPNLPPAFIPPLYAPFVGADISAGLAAIHFSENETFPHLLADMGTNGEFVLSLSETERICASVPMGPALEGVGLRHGQTAGPGVISAFAATPAGIAPQRIPNSENPGDTTPHKAMTGTGYLSLAALLLANGVLDEHGHFRSGCTPLAMKLKTRLTQLGDEPAFAVMPGLIVPASDMEEILKVKAAFNLAVSELLQNAGLAPGDLAAVHVAGAMGEHVSLDDLETLGFLPHDACARTTRAGNTSLAGTELLLTRPEARLWLAETPESMRVLDLTDDPSFGNRYVERMRFTHVD, via the coding sequence ATGACTGATATATCAATAACCACCGCCAACGGCGAGATGATGACCACCCAATGCGTGCCGCATGTCTCGCTGGCCAGAACCATCTTTTTGCTTGGCCTGTGGCAGGATGTTCCCCTGTGCTCCGGTTTGGGAAAATGCGGCCTGTGCGCGGTGCGTTTTCTGAGCGAACCACCCACCCCGCACCCCGAAGAACACAAACGCTTTTCCGGGGAGGAACTGGCGGACGGGTGGCGATTGGCCTGTCTGCACGATTCCGTCCCCTGCTCGCTGGAACTTCCCCGGCCCCGGACAAGCCCGGCCACAAAAACACGCACAGGGCAATCCGGCGGAAATTTTCTGCTGGCCGTGGATCTGGGCACCACCAGCATCCACTGTTCAGCCCTTGTGAATGGGAAACGAACCCTGCTCCAGACCGGGCTGAATCCGCAAACCGGATTGGGCAGCGAGGTCATGTCGCGCCTTGCCCTTGCCGCCGACCCGCAACACGCCCGAACCCTGCGTTCGTTGGTGATTCGCCGCCTTGAAGAATACGCGGCCTCGGCCCGGAAAACATTGGGGGGCCAGTGTATCGGCATGGCCATCTCCGGCAACTCGGCCATGACCTACATCCTGCTGGGGCTGGAAACGGCCACACTGGCCCATGCGCCCTACTCCCTGCCCTATGCGGGCAATGACACGCGCACCATATCCCCGAACCTGCCCCCGGCCTTCATCCCCCCGTTGTACGCGCCCTTCGTGGGGGCAGACATCAGCGCCGGGCTGGCGGCCATACACTTTTCCGAAAACGAGACCTTTCCGCACCTGTTGGCGGACATGGGCACCAACGGCGAGTTCGTGCTCAGCCTTTCCGAAACCGAGCGTATCTGCGCCAGCGTGCCCATGGGACCGGCGCTGGAAGGCGTGGGCCTGCGCCATGGGCAAACGGCCGGTCCGGGTGTGATCTCCGCATTTGCCGCCACTCCGGCGGGCATTGCACCGCAACGCATCCCGAACAGCGAAAACCCCGGCGACACCACGCCGCACAAGGCCATGACCGGCACCGGGTATCTTTCCCTCGCCGCCCTGCTGCTTGCCAACGGCGTGCTTGACGAACACGGGCATTTCCGGTCAGGGTGCACACCGCTCGCCATGAAGCTCAAAACACGCCTGACCCAACTGGGCGACGAGCCAGCATTCGCGGTCATGCCCGGATTGATCGTACCGGCCTCGGACATGGAGGAAATCCTCAAGGTCAAGGCCGCGTTCAATCTCGCTGTGAGCGAGCTCCTGCAAAATGCAGGACTGGCTCCGGGCGACTTGGCCGCCGTGCATGTTGCCGGTGCCATGGGCGAGCATGTTTCCCTTGATGATCTCGAAACCCTCGGATTCCTGCCGCATGACGCGTGCGCCCGCACAACACGAGCGGGCAACACCTCGCTGGCCGGAACCGAACTGTTGCTGACCCGGCCCGAGGCGCGCCTCTGGCTGGCCGAAACGCCCGAATCCATGCGGGTGCTGGACCTGACCGACGATCCGTCCTTCGGCAACCGATACGTGGAAAGGATGCGTTTTACCCATGTTGATTAA